Below is a window of Pagrus major chromosome 21, Pma_NU_1.0 DNA.
atgaactacacagtatttattaacatttacatttaagtattatgaacattaactgcaactttccaataaacactcaataataaatagtttataaagcatctCATTGCTTGTTAACGGTGAAATTACTATTTAAAGCGTAATTAAGtataaatttgccatttttaattatatataattgtttattgtattgATATGATAGCTATTACAAAGTGTTATATATATTAAGATATTAGAGAGAGAGCCATCAGAGCTTTAAATCACAGGAAGCTGATCGACTCCATCTGAAGATTATGATATTTATTCAGTCACTGAGGAGAGACTGAAGCCATgcccagtctgtgtgtgtgtgtgtctgtgtgtgtgtgtgtgtgtgtatgtgtgtgtgtgtgtgtgtgtgtgtgtgtgtacattgtACTTATAAagcagctccagaggaagcagagCAGCTCGCCCTCCCGTCTCGATCACAGACAGTCTGAGCGGTAAGTTGTTGAACACACTgatctctgctgtgttttctcactGTTGATGTGCCGCTGAACATTTTAACTGCAGCTCAGTTTTACTcttcgtgtgtttgtgtttaacttCAACTGAACTCTGATCAGTTCAGAACAGTTTGAGttgagatgtgtttttcttttttaaaacatcctGTCGCTCATAGTGTGAAAAGAAACATGAGAGTCGATTCTTTAACTTCACCAAGTTTTCACcgtgttggtttgttggtttgttggtttgtctgtttgttggtttgtctgtttgttggtttgttggtttgtcagcaggatcacacaaaaactactgagcagaTTTTCATTAAATCTCAGACGGAGGACGAGTCTCAGTCCAGAATAGACTTCATTAACTTCTTCAGATCCAGGAGCTTTATTTCTCACCTCCTTTAACATTGTGATATTGAGCGTCTTTCAACGGCAGGGGCATGTGCTCTACTCTCTACCATTCTAGTTGTGATTTGGATGTGATTTGAAAGCCAGCACCAATTTCTAATTATATTCCTTCTTCTAATATGTTTTAGGTTCAGGTGGTTGATGACCAGCAGAGCTTGTCTTCGTGCTGAAACAGTGAcgttcatttacatttcttcaaGACCATCAGACTCTCCAACAGAACCAGCTgtaagtaaaaacataaaagttacaCATCATGAACAAAGATATAAAGTATGCGACTCTGCAAATGTTCACGTTCTCAGGATCCAACAGAGACAAAATGCAGAATTTACTGCACGTATTTAAACGGACATGAAGGTGTTTCACTGCACTCGatgttttagtttattttaacagCAGAACAAAATATGCACATTAGTTAAATGTTGTCACGATTCAGGAATTTCTATAATTGGtccaataacaataaaaatatcgATGGGTTGTTGACATGacatgtatttttcactgtcacagaagataaatatgtatataattaGTATTCTcgtcatttaaaatacagtaaatggttaaacatttatttgttttacatggaCGTGTTGctataaaaactgctttgttattagatttttaaaatttttgagTCAAATCTCAAAATTGTCCTATGGTGTGACTGTCACATGCatagttaaataaattacaacttttataagtttttttaaaaagcataaaaatgtttataaataagTCAGGCATAATTTTACAAGTGTCTTTTTTCATCCATATATTTCTAAATGCATAGGAACttgatacattttgtcacaaaaaaacacatccttcAGTGTGAAAACcttattctgattttaaattggGCAATTCCACgaacaactttatttaattgaagGACCCCATTCAAATCCCTGTTACTGAAGCCTCCTATGAACCAATGACATGAGTACATGGTAAGTTCTTGTCTCagcattattcaaatatttaactcTTTCCGAACCACTATGaaagtgttcagttttgttgtccTTTGGTGTGACGTcactaaattatatttttcaattaaaaactgttgGTTAAACTACATAATTATGGAAAATTATacaaatgctaactgctaactgctaaagaCAGGTTAGCTAGGAATAGCATGGTCATTAACTCACACAAAAGGCTGAAATGTCCTTTAGTGTGACAGAAATGTCCTTCGGTTTGACACCAAAGGACAAATATATCACACCGGAGGACAAGGTCTCtttaagaagcattttaaacaattaaataagattttttttaaaacaatttttattcccttgaccattttcagtgtttttaaatgcaatagctacattaattaaaatattttctgttttgtcctttagtGTGACATAATGTCCTATGGTGTAACACACATAAAagaaccaaaaatgtatttgtatgtcaaaaaatatctttaaaaaaaggttgagtATTGCATTAGGGGATATATAATCATCATTCACCTTGAATTATTATagttttttcaacagttttgaaaGGTTGACATCAAAGTGTGATTCGCATTAATTGCATTATTGAAAACGTTCAACAAGTCATGGGGAAAAAATAGTGTTATTCATAATttctcatcaaataaataacactatatGAAAATAAGTGTCTCATGCTATTTGTGTAGTATTTAaggtttttttccttaattttttttatgtcacacCATAGGACATATTTATGGTGCAGGTCAGAGAAGATGttcaaaaaaacagtgaaataattgaaaaagtTAGTGATCACTTATATATTCTCAAATATCACATTTCAAActacatgaatatatatatatatatatacatatatatatatatatatatatatatatatatatatatatatatacatatataaacaccTTTGTTGCCTCAACTGGCTCATATTTCATTCAGTCATCACCACATTTGGTCCGTGCCATATTTAGATGAGCCCAAACAAACTTATGTGGTCGTGTTTTCGATATCACTCACCGTCTTTCTGTGATTGGTTGTAAAGATTTTGAAGACGTGGCCTGACGCTCTTCCTGAATCTGACTGAAACCAAATATGGGAAGTTGCAGGTGCAGCCAAGGTGCAGGAGTGTGTAAAACCTCATATGATTtaaccaccagagggcgctaCAGTACCAATATAACATATTTCTTCAAGGAGCAGGAGCACTGCGTAGttttgggagtgtgtgtgaagatgtgtgtgtgtttgtttgctggcAGCAATAAGGCATATGCGGAAATCACTGGAGGGAACGGGGGTCCAGACCCACCCAATCCCACTTAAACAGAGAATTGAAAACACTTGTGCCAATTATAGACACAAAACAATGGCTTACAGTGGTTTTGGTCCACTGCCAACCAGCAACGCTCCACAAACACTGCAGCGCTCAGTACGAGTGTCTGTGGAGCAGAGTGCAAACCTCCATAAAGTAAGTGCTTCACAATTAGGATTGGGTGGGTCTGGACCCCCGTTCCCTCCAGTGATTTCTGCGTATGACTTATTGctgccaacaaacaaacacacacacacatcttcacacacagactcccaCAAAATGTCTCCAGCATATAGTGCCGACATCCCtctactgttttctgttttctttgtttttatttacttgttttctttgtcaccCCTCTCTGTCTTCAGCATTTGTTTGTCCTCATCCTGTCATGTCTCGTGATATCATTAGTTGCATCTCAATTGTTATGTCTTGCGtcactaaataaaacattttaaaaagtaaattccTGTGCAGCTGGTGAAAGATAAATAACAGGCAGAACAGAAGGAGAAACGTGAACTAACATGCTGTCGTCTGTTTATTTCAGGCCAGGCTGAGATATGGGCTCCGCAGACAGCAACACGATAGAGGTGGCGGCACTCGGTCGACCTTTCAGCCTCGGGATGCTGTACGACTGCCGCAGTGATTTACTCATTCCTGGTAAGGAGGCAGCTGTTGAATACTGAATTAATCAGAGCTGGACAACAACTAAATCTTTCGTGGCTAGACCTACTAAGAAAATGGTTCAGCGCATATTTGCATTGTGGTTTTCATTGACTTTGTGTAGCTGAGGTGGTCTGCAAATCCAGACTACACTGCATCGTGCACAATCAGACGCTGGACACTGAATTCAGGTTTATCCGGCAAAAATACGTGGGGGCGCTAGGCAAGAAAGTAAATTGGTGTAAGCCCGACCACTGTGTAAGACCAGGAACACAGACTACCACGACAAGCCTGGTGCaaggtttaaaggtgcactttaaAGGAATAGCAGGTTCAGAATACATGAGTTTAGGGCCAATTTCATCCTAATTCTCTCCAATTGGACAAGAAATCTGGTCTGGGACCTCGGTTGGTACTATTGTTCAGTCGGAGCACTTGGTATGCAACtttgtttggatgggtggtgtgtgtcaagtagcatccacatgaatgccaggacccaaaaTTTCTCCAGAAGAAAACTGCATTGTAAAGAGAAGATCATTATTATTCACTCACAGTGGTTTTATTGTTATGGCTGTAAAAAGAAGTAGTTGATGACATGGTTTGAATGTATGAAGTACTGCTGTCACTGTTTACAAGTCGAGAACTCAGTAGCAACTTTCAGGATTGAGACTGAAATGAGTGCGGATGCTTTTAAATTAGACATGGGATAAAGAGGTGTTTTGTTATTAATGgtattcaataaaaaaatttcACTGCTGTTATTCACCATTAAAGAAGCTAAgggtttttttcctctcctcttttttgcAGGAATGACATTGTGGGGTCACGATGATCTGGTAAAGTATATAAGAGAAAGGCGACAGCACTACAGCGCTTTCGAGATTATTGCATCTGAATCCATTGAGGACAAAACCTCAGCACTAGATGTAAGTGCATCCCTTAAAGCAAGTTTCCTCGCTGGCAACGTTGAAGTTGGAGGAGCTGCCAAATATCTACATCATAATAAGACATCTAAAAACGAGGCCACAGTAGCACTGAAGTATGAAGCAACCACACAGTTCCAGCAACTATCAATGGATcacctggggaaaaaaaatttgAAGTATCTGGATGATTTCAAGCAAGGGAAAGCTACACACGTAGTCACAGGTATCCTTTATGGAGCAAAAGCCTTCTTCGTCTTTGAGAGCGATGTGTCTAAAGATGAAAATCGTCACGAAGTTGAGGGCAACTTGAAAGTGATGATCAAGAAAATTCCCAGCATTACTATAGATGGTCAAGGTTCCCTGAAAATGAAgacggaagaaaaaaaatcagttgagAAATTCTCCTGCAAATTCCATGGAGACTTTTTACTTGATAAAACTCCCTCATCCTTTCAGGATGCAGTACAAGTCTACCAAAGTCTGTCAAAATTGCTGGGAGCCAACGGAGAAAACGCTGTACCAGTGAAGGTTTGGCTGTTGCCACTGATTCAGTTGCAAACTTCTGCAACTACAGTTGTACGTGAGGTAAGTCCTGTGTTCATAGAAGAAATGCAGGCTGTCCTGGAGGACCTGAAGGAGGTGGAAATTAGGTGCAATGATGCACTGAGAACCGCTGCACAGCAGTTCTCAGAAATTGGCAAAAAGATTAAAGCCTTTAAAGACATGTGCTCAGGGTTCAAGCTGGAATTCCAACGAAACTTGGCAAAGAAACTTCCAGCGATCCGAGGAGGAGAAGAACAAGAGGATGCTGTGCTTGCAGAGATCTGGAAGAGGAGACATTCTTCCCCTTTCAACAGCAAAGACCTGAACGAGTGGATGGACTTTAAAGAGCGAGAAATTTACACCTTGAAGTCTTTCACAAGCACGATGAAAAACGCGAAGATCATCCCATCTCAATCAGACCTGTACAAGGAAATTCTCGGTGCCGatcatgctgtgtgttttgttttcacctcacTGGGAGGTCATGAACCGTACCTCTCAACATTATCAAAGGACTTGGGACAGACACCCAAACCAAACGACCTTGAAGAGTCTCGTAATTATGATGTAGAGAAGGCAAAATGGTATGCCTCAAAAGAAGTCACAGATGCAATGAGACGCAAAGCAAAGCTCTTTGGTGATTTTGCAGAGGCCAACAAGGAGAACAAGAACATTAAGTTCTTGGCAGTTGGTTCAACAGATGAGACACAGAAAGGTTCAAGCATCGTCTTTTATAAAGATGGTTTTCCTGTCACTGAGAACTTTGAGCCTCCTTCAAGGCCTGAAACAGTAACAGTCAAAGACATAAGCCACAACAGTGTGACACTGAAGATTTCTCCAGCAAAGTTTGGAGCAGAGGACATCACCTCCTACTCTGTTGAGTACTGTGTCAGTGGACAggatggatggaaagaaaagacagcatcAAAAGCTGAAGAAGTCACAGTGAGCGATCTGAGTCCAAACACGGAGTATAAGTTCAAATGCAGAGTAGTGACCTCAGTAGGTGTTGGACCAGCTTATGAAGTCAGTGGTTCCACTAAAACTTCACCATGCAGCCCTCCTGGAAAACCTCAAGATGAACCAGACGTGAGTGGGATACCAGTAACTGGTTCTCAAGATGTTGAACTGTCGCCGATGACAAGTCAAGACAATGCGTCAGATAAGGAAGAgtccagagaggaagagtccagagaggaagagtccagagaggaagagtccagagaggaagagtccagagaggaagagtccGGAGAGGAAGAGTCTGGAGACTGAATAGACGATAATTTCAGGACTTCCATCAGAGTCAGAATATGTTGTCAAGGAGGGCGTTACAACTGTCTGGTGTTGGTCCAGCCAATGAAGTCAACGTTGGCCTCCCTTCTCTAGGATTTAGACCTTAATATATTAAATGCATCACAACTAAAAAAATTCTTGGATGTATTGGTGGTTGATTAGCCACCAAGATCTAACAGTGAAAGCAGATAGCTTTTTAAATCATTGGAAGGcaattttgtcacatttgatgGCAGTAATCtggttttcagtcttttgtatTAAGCCAAGTGAAACaaatttcaaaaatgtaattacaacTCAGATTATTTACTCAGTAATTATGTCTGTTTCGCGAATCTGCTCACAACATGTActatattatcatttatttgtgtgattGCTACAGTAAAGCTGCTTTGAGTAGAAAAAAGGTTATTGTACAGTGGGTTCCCTGGATGAAGCTGAGTTACTTGATATAAGCCACGGCCATTAGATGTTTTGGTAAACACCTTTGTTGCCTCAATTGACACATATTTCATCCAATCTTCACTAAATTCTGCACATACCATATTTAGACGAGCCAAAACAAAACTTGCATGTTCGTTTTTTGAAATCACTTACCGTTGAGGAGGTGGCACTTTCTGAATCTGGCTGAAACCAAATTTGGGATGCTTGCATGTGCAGCAAGTTCAACTGCACTGAGTGTGTAAAATTCTACCACCAGAGGGCGCTACAGTACCAATATAATATATTTCTTCAATTCTGTtacctttaaaggagcactacgtagttttCTTCACAAATGTTgatgagaaagatcttcattgactgttttttttcagacatctgcAAAACTACTGTGAAATGCGATGTCATTCACCTCTCAGTGGCACTAGATTAAAAATCCAATTCGACTGATGGTACTAGTTAAGCTCTCTGAATACAGAATTTTGTGACAAAGTTACTACTTACACAACGTTGATTTTTATACACCTTGCTCACCACAAGCGATGGCAGCAGATgcaacaatcacacacaattTCTTCACAAAATGCAAGTACTCAAAGgatgaatgttttcatgttttcctctgCAAATACTGTAGCTACAGGTCTGTTCAGAGATATACACCTTATTTGTGGAAATTACGTTTTCCTTTTTTGGGTCACACTTAGACCCACACCTGGTATTGTGCTCACCATATGGGGACCCACTGACATTGTGGGGACATAACAGATTTTATAGTCTATTTTTCATTTGAGATGTGGTTTTAATGTTCAGATTAGAGCTTTAAGAAGAAATCTTTattttggaagaaaaaacaactgagcTGATTACGTAATTGACTACTACACtggtttatgtttttttgaaaCTTGCACTAAATgatcattcagtgttttgatttgttCTCATACAGTCATTAACTATGAGTGCATGTTTAATTACATCAGCACTGTGTTGTAACTTTCTGACTGTTAAAATGTATAATCAAGGcaaatgtaattatttcagATACTTATATAAAAATGTCTCACTGATCTTCTCGTattacatttcatatatttgaGTTGTTGTTCAACACTGTGATAAACTTCTAATGATAAGGTTATTATTCATTATCATTTAAATTGTAAAAGACATAAAGAGAATGTATAACTCAATTGTTTTACCAGTGGCGTCCAAACAAAGTCTATGTATGAGTCTTCATCATCACTGGTTTTAATATGTTTATAAGTCATATTCAGTTCAAGCAAAGAGATTTTTCCTGttctaatttttttaaattaaataaatgtgatgaaaatgaaatcCATCTTCTTAACTGGCATTTTATATCCTTGGTTTGATCAATTACAACACTTTTACATAAGTGCTCCCTCTCGGGAGCTTACCTATGTTCCctgggtcctatgttccccgtttttccccaaaaaagtcctatgttccccggttTGTTCATCAACCAGCAACAGCGGGGAACATAAGACCCTTTTTGAAAAAAAGGTCCTATTTTCCCCGCTGTTTCCCCGCTGTTGCcagggaacataggaccttttttctaaaaaagggtcttatgttccccggtcacatacaaagcggggaacataggacccggggaacatagggatgatcccCTCCCTctcacattaataaaacatttgttggcTGTGTTTTACCAAATTATTGTGGATCCAGGTATCTTAAGTCAGTTTCTTAATTTGAACTTTTGGTCACATGATAATTACAGGAAATATTTGATTTATGCTtgtttaattatattttcaaaatgtatgtttcaCCTTCATAGAATTATCgccaaatgtttaaaaattgtGTTGCTAATAATTTCTTCACGTGTGCAGTGACCTTAACActcataaatacaaaaataaatatgaatataaacaaTCAATAGGTGTGCTCCACAACTACAGTAATAACCACTAATCACTAACATACAAATAAATGATACATAGATATAATCATTTATAAGCTGAATGCAGCtataaatgaatatgaatgaatgctATGAATACAACAAAAAGAATGAATAACTGAATGAAGATCACCAGAGCAGATCTTAATCAGATGCATTAAGTGGTGGAAACACAGAAGAATCTCAAGTGAATGAAATCTTTAAGATTGAACAGTGAAATTTACTTTGAGGCCACGTTCAGCAGCTGAAAGAGGTGAAAAGTTTAACAAACCCAGGATATGTTGCTGTCAACTTCACTAACTAACAATCGAGATCACACGTAGATGGTTATCAGCTTGATAAATCATCCCAGGTTTTccatatttagtttttttttattttcatcattgaaAATCTAAGTATAATTACATTGAGGACATATGGTCAACTTTGTTGCATATACTTGATATTTACAGTAATTTCATGAATTGTATTGTATAATAACTTATTCACTGCTTGGTCTAACGCTCTGACCTAGAAGATGTTGAGCTATatgaaaaaaattaagattGTCATGTTGATGATTTGAAATGGGTTCTTTGTAAAAGTGAAAGCTGATTTGAAAGGTCTTCGAACGAAGAGGACCAGCAGAGGGCCAAAGTGCACAATGGCACATCAGAGGGCAACAGTTCTACATGTTggttttcatttccttttaatcattgagttatttttcatttaattggtGTGCTGATGTTATAACTGAGACATACGCATGTGTATATGACATACTCACGTACACATCACAAGAATACTCAGAAACTGTATTAAACGTGCCATAAATTAGTTCCATAAAATGTTGTCACCAATTTAGGTTTAGCAATTTCTCTTCTTAGATAAAAAATCTTGTCTAagtagttttaatttttttagatTTCCACAAGGTGTTTAAAAGACTCGTTACCTGGTGAGGTGGTCAGATGACCTCAGAGAAATGAGCAAATTCCAGAACTTTGGTTGGAATGTACAAAATACGCTCcagttttatttaagttttcacttttttggggggggcgATCACAAAATTACATACAAAAgcagtaatataaaaaaataagatgaaaagaCAATAAAGAAAACTAGGACGACACCGATGACATCAAACCTTCTTCTTGTCACATAATATAGTTCTTCgaaaacattaattaacttcTCTGAATTGTAAAGCTTAGCATCATCATGACCTTATCTGTTTTCAATCTAGAATGACAAAGTGTCAGcaagctgaaaaaaacacagctgctttCAGTTTGAGCAAACAGGCCACAGTTTCTTCTCAGCATGTGCTGTAACGTGGGAACCACCATCATCCTTTGACAGGATGTACAGTGTGAGAAGTCTGTTAGGCATGAGAGCCTCAGATTTCCTGTGTTTCTAGAGTTACAGCAAGTGGTTTAaagttttggtttgttttagaGACATAACGTAGTCAGTAATAAAATGGACTGAATTATTATGAATTTGAAAGAGAGATCAGTTTGTGTATTACGGGACAACAACATGGCATTCAGTACAcatcaaacagaaacattattcacaacaatcatgtttttgattgaaaaaaaaatacattgaagagcagatacataaaaaaaatctaacttaGCAAGAAGCAGCAAAAAACCCTCTTAGACCCATACCACACACTTCCCAGTCACTAAGTATCATCCTCATACCTTGATACTGACAACTTGTCAAAAAGCTTTCGCCTACGTTGATCCTGGTGGCTGTGACAGTCCGGTCTATTTCAATGCTTGGCCATTGTAAGAGCCATTTCCAAGtatggtgtgtgttggacacaaTTAGTCCCCTAGATGGCACTGTTGAGTTTTGTGTCTCCGTATCCCATTAAGGTAGGAACCTTTTTGCAGGCAACGGGTGAGCACACATCTGGCCGCATGCCCTCCGACGGCGCCACAGCCCAACATACGTGGgtcgagggcccgttcatcactgcttgcagttttaatttcttttgagATTTCAGGTCTCAGTCTTGTCTTGGCTATAgccattaaaaagtatttgtcTTGCCGTGATCAGTATGACTCACAATTCTGTATCACTCTTATGTTTATATACATCTCAGAATGGATCTTAGTCCCAATGACATTTGTTTAGGTCTTCTCATGGTGGACATTGGGTCTTGATTTTGTCCTAGATGTTAGAGATGGAGGagtttctctcctctgcctACTTTAGCCAAGGTCTCTGCTTGTTCTCTGATTTTTATCAGGCTCTGAACTCGTTGCTTCCAGCCTGGCTTGCCCTCAGATTTCTCTTCCGCAATAAGCATGTCAATGTAGTCTGGAGTGGAGAGTGGATCTGGCTTCAGTGCTATCTCTTTAAGTCTGTTTAAACACTCAGCAGAGCTCTTCATCAGTTTCACCACCTCAGCCTTCACACGATCATATTCAGCCCTCAGTGTTGCAATCATTGCTTCAACGGGTGTCTTAGCCTTTGAGGCTTGTTCGTACTTTTCTTGCAGTGATTtgattgtatgtttttcttGAGCCTCTTTATATTCCCATCTGTACTTCTGATTATAATGTACACTCCAAATACATTTGCCTGGACACTCAGTACAGTTTCCATCTGGTCCCATTGCATCACAGCCCCTTTTATCTGCATCATTGGGTATTCTACAGGGATAGTGACAGGTGTAATGACACTGCTGACAGTTGGTGATGTAATTCCCAGAACGAGAAATATCTTCTTGAACAGGCTTCATGACAGTGACGTAAAACTCAAAGTTCTCATTTCTGCTGATCTCTGCCTCGTGCTCTTTCAGTTTCTCACTTGTCTCTTTTATCTCCTCAAGCTTGGCTAACCCAAGTTTAACCTGCTTCTGCAAATTTTCAACTGAATTTTCgagcctctgtctctctctgaggaCGTCTTTTGTCATTGTCAAGCTTTTGGTTTCCATCTTATTCAAAGCAACAAAGAACTTCTTCATGCTTTTTGTTCCCATTTTCCAAAACATCTGATCAAAGTTTTCTTCATTGTCTgattcatcctcatcctcatcctttGTGCTGCCTGCTTCAGATGATCTGTTGTCTGCAAACAAGGCTGAATTATTGAATTTGAAGTGAAGTGGCAGCCCATCTTCTGTTGTAGGACATGGGACACCTGAAGCTTTGATCGCCTCTAGAACTGGAGGGACTTTACCTTCTGCAAATGTCACCAGCACTCTGATGTTTTCTGCCACATCTTTGCCAAAGATTGAGAGCACAGAGTCAAACACATATTTCTGTGTTGGCGTGAGTCGAGCTAAAGCAGCCTGAGCTACAAAACATATAGCATCAATTTCACTGACACCACGCTGATCAGTGAAGAGATTACGCAGCTGTTCTGTGatctccttgtctctctctaTGCCTTTTGTATCTCCATATCCTGGAGTGTCAACAATGGTCAGTGAGTAGTCTATTTTAAACCCCTCCTGGTGGTTGATCTTGTACGCAGTGACTTCAGAAGTCTGGCTGTGAGCTTGTGATTTTGATGGATCCTCATCAACTAACTTAAACCGATATGAATCCTCCCATTCAACACCCAGGATGTAATTGATCATCCCATTGACGAGAGTTGACTTCCCAGCACCAGTTGCTCCGAGGACCATGATGGTGCGATTATGTTTGACGGACTCATTCCCAAAAGTGAAACACCTGCCCCCTGCGACACTCATTCTTTCTTCTTCCAGGGGAACTTTATAAACAGGGAGAGGACCTGGCTGGTTTTCCAGcaatttgctgttttctttaacAACATCTGCAAGTCGTTTGACCAAAGGTTTTCCAGGTGAAGTTTTAATGGGATCACTGACTTCACAAGGTGCTCCAACACCTACTGAGGTCACTGCACTGCATCTGAACTTATACTCTGAGGGGGATTCAGAATTTATCTTCTTGCTAACATCTTGGAAGTATTCAGCAAGACTCTCAAATTCACGTTTTGGTGTGGAGACATTAACAGAGATGCTTTCTTTGCTTCGTCCAGCTTCACCACAATCACATCTGACCCTGACAACATATTCTGTCTCTAACTGAAGCTCTGAAATGATCGTCTTTTCAGCTATTACCATCATTTGGTTCCATTGGAGATCTTCCTCTTTCACCCTGCTGTCTGTTTTGGCGTACTCCACAATATAGCTCAGGATCTGGACATCTTGTCCACGTTCAGCAGGTTTGTCAGGTTCAACTTGAGGTTTTCCAGGAGGGCTGCAAGGTGAAGTTTTAATGGAACCACTGACTTCACTGGCTGGTCCAACACCTACTGA
It encodes the following:
- the LOC141017108 gene encoding uncharacterized protein; its protein translation is MDSEANRTIEMPALGRPFSLGMLYDCRNDKFIPGMTLWDHDDLVKHVGERPQNYNGVKIDASESIQDRCSALNVEASVKLSLFFGLISVEGSAKYLHDYKTYKNQARVSLKYEAYTKFQELSMDHLGKCNLKHTDIFEKGLATHVVTGILYGAKAFFVFDRDVSNDESHQQCEGNLKKIIIPLLSGKGSLKIKDKDKERADKFSCNFHGDFLLDKTPVSFEDAIQVYQSLPKLLGANGENAIPMKVWLMPLASLDPSAAKLHEISPVFIEEMEAFLEDLREVQMRCNDALRIAAQQGPVSGKTIETVKDMCSKFKKEFQQNLAKKLPAIRRGEEKEDAVLAEIQEKRRSSPFNIKNLKEWMDCKEREISILNSLTSNMKNTKIVSSQTDLYKEILSADHAVCFVFPSLGSDEKYLSTLSNYLKQTTKPNNPEESRTRDVAKEQWYASKKATDTMRSKAKLFSDFAEANKENKNIKFLAVGSTDETQKGSSIVLYKDGFSVTENFEPPLKPETVTVRDISHNSVTLKISPATFGAEKISYSVEYCVSGQDGWKEKTASEAEDVTVSDLSPNTEYKFRCRVVTSVGVGPASEVSGSIKTSPCSPPGKPQVEPDKPAERGQDVQILSYIVEYAKTDSRVKEEDLQWNQMMVIAEKTIISELQLETEYVVRVRCDCGEAGRSKESISVNVSTPKREFESLAEYFQDVSKKINSESPSEYKFRCSAVTSVGVGAPCEVSDPIKTSPGKPLVKRLADVVKENSKLLENQPGPLPVYKVPLEEERMSVAGGRCFTFGNESVKHNRTIMVLGATGAGKSTLVNGMINYILGVEWEDSYRFKLVDEDPSKSQAHSQTSEVTAYKINHQEGFKIDYSLTIVDTPGYGDTKGIERDKEITEQLRNLFTDQRGVSEIDAICFVAQAALARLTPTQKYVFDSVLSIFGKDVAENIRVLVTFAEGKVPPVLEAIKASGVPCPTTEDGLPLHFKFNNSALFADNRSSEAGSTKDEDEDESDNEENFDQMFWKMGTKSMKKFFVALNKMETKSLTMTKDVLRERQRLENSVENLQKQVKLGLAKLEEIKETSEKLKEHEAEISRNENFEFYVTVMKPVQEDISRSGNYITNCQQCHYTCHYPCRIPNDADKRGCDAMGPDGNCTECPGKCIWSVHYNQKYRWEYKEAQEKHTIKSLQEKYEQASKAKTPVEAMIATLRAEYDRVKAEVVKLMKSSAECLNRLKEIALKPDPLSTPDYIDMLIAEEKSEGKPGWKQRVQSLIKIREQAETLAKVGRGEKLLHL
- the LOC141016943 gene encoding neoverrucotoxin subunit beta-like — protein: MGSADSNTIEVAALGRPFSLGMLYDCRSDLLIPGMTLWGHDDLVKYIRERRQHYSAFEIIASESIEDKTSALDVSASLKASFLAGNVEVGGAAKYLHHNKTSKNEATVALKYEATTQFQQLSMDHLGKKNLKYLDDFKQGKATHVVTGILYGAKAFFVFESDVSKDENRHEVEGNLKVMIKKIPSITIDGQGSLKMKTEEKKSVEKFSCKFHGDFLLDKTPSSFQDAVQVYQSLSKLLGANGENAVPVKVWLLPLIQLQTSATTVVREVSPVFIEEMQAVLEDLKEVEIRCNDALRTAAQQFSEIGKKIKAFKDMCSGFKLEFQRNLAKKLPAIRGGEEQEDAVLAEIWKRRHSSPFNSKDLNEWMDFKEREIYTLKSFTSTMKNAKIIPSQSDLYKEILGADHAVCFVFTSLGGHEPYLSTLSKDLGQTPKPNDLEESRNYDVEKAKWYASKEVTDAMRRKAKLFGDFAEANKENKNIKFLAVGSTDETQKGSSIVFYKDGFPVTENFEPPSRPETVTVKDISHNSVTLKISPAKFGAEDITSYSVEYCVSGQDGWKEKTASKAEEVTVSDLSPNTEYKFKCRVVTSVGVGPAYEVSGSTKTSPCSPPGKPQDEPDVSGIPVTGSQDVELSPMTSQDNASDKEESREEESREEESREEESREEESREEESGEEESGD